The Mycoplasma sp. 1654_15 genome contains a region encoding:
- a CDS encoding MAGa3780 family membrane protein: MKLKIGKERLFFLIIAIWILLSTFVAFVVDIVYTKSQNEYISPNGISFEYFFGHFSPFIFFTYQSNFMLAVGCFLIYFKFSQKHQRLYFAFVSLITITFLVYWALISWKSNTWKNPGTAIKSLTTHLINPSLGFVGLFFIRRSLVVDHRLFFKAGLYVLGYFVFALLLYFFTYGNYEAINKEGQKYSVHDGGTIYSFLNFTKPLFYKEKSVLIVVFLDILILFVAILIPFGCSYFWKWAFKIRLEKKPLFKKEKQ, translated from the coding sequence ATGAAATTAAAAATTGGAAAAGAAAGACTTTTCTTTTTGATAATTGCGATTTGAATTTTATTATCAACATTTGTTGCATTTGTTGTTGATATTGTCTATACTAAATCCCAAAATGAATATATAAGTCCAAATGGTATTTCTTTTGAATACTTTTTTGGGCATTTTAGTCCTTTTATTTTCTTCACATATCAGTCTAATTTTATGTTAGCGGTAGGTTGTTTTTTAATATATTTTAAATTTAGCCAAAAACATCAAAGACTTTATTTTGCTTTTGTTTCTTTAATTACTATTACTTTTTTAGTTTACTGGGCTTTAATTTCTTGAAAATCAAATACTTGAAAAAATCCGGGAACAGCAATTAAATCTTTAACTACTCACTTGATAAATCCTTCTTTAGGATTTGTTGGTTTGTTTTTTATTAGAAGATCATTAGTAGTTGATCACAGATTGTTTTTTAAAGCTGGGCTTTATGTCCTTGGTTATTTTGTTTTTGCTTTATTATTGTACTTTTTTACTTATGGAAATTATGAAGCAATCAACAAAGAAGGGCAAAAATACAGTGTGCATGATGGTGGAACTATTTATTCCTTTTTAAACTTCACTAAACCTTTATTTTATAAAGAAAAAAGTGTGTTAATCGTTGTGTTTTTAGATATATTAATTCTGTTTGTGGCTATATTAATTCCTTTTGGTTGTTCTTATTTTTGAAAATGAGCTTTTAAAATACGACTTGAAAAAAAACCTTTATTTAAGAAGGAAAAACAATAA
- a CDS encoding signal peptidase II, translating to MTIKGKDVKTIVICILKRVSKKRLLLNALFLCGLLLVLLLIDQLTKNLIFKHEDFKTSAPPESLWINHGWIGFRPLLHQGVTSGLAKKFGFTVIHIFAFLLLFILIFSVLLSKNYYFAAFMIVLLAGNIGNELDRLLYENGVKDIIFIPYRDNGTFNFADIFIIAGPIGMVLVMGIEIGLPMLKKWYKQIKSKPKKQ from the coding sequence ATGACAATTAAAGGTAAAGATGTTAAAACTATAGTTATTTGTATTCTTAAAAGAGTTTCTAAAAAAAGACTTTTACTCAATGCTCTTTTTCTTTGTGGTCTTTTGCTTGTTTTGCTATTAATAGATCAATTAACAAAAAACTTAATTTTTAAACACGAAGATTTTAAAACATCAGCTCCACCAGAATCTTTATGAATTAATCACGGTTGAATTGGATTTAGACCTCTTTTACATCAAGGAGTAACTTCCGGTTTAGCAAAAAAATTCGGTTTTACGGTTATTCATATTTTTGCCTTTTTATTGTTGTTTATCTTAATTTTTAGTGTTTTACTGTCTAAAAATTATTATTTCGCAGCCTTTATGATAGTTCTACTAGCTGGCAACATAGGAAATGAATTAGATAGACTTTTATATGAAAATGGAGTAAAGGATATAATTTTTATTCCTTATCGTGATAATGGAACATTTAATTTTGCTGATATTTTTATAATTGCAGGACCTATTGGAATGGTACTTGTTATGGGAATAGAAATAGGTTTACCAATGCTTAAAAAATGATATAAACAAATAAAATCCAAGCCAAAAAAACAATAA
- the ileS gene encoding isoleucine--tRNA ligase, with the protein MDKNFYKNSLNIFTTEFSMKANLSEKEAKYRQFWLDNKIYQKALKNNYKNPQFVIHDGPPYANGDIHIGHSLNKVLKDIIIRYKTMQGFYSPFVPGWDTHGLPIENKILSLNNISHKSLSVLELRKQANKYANEQIEAQKQQFEQLNLLSDLSTIYQTNTPGFEAKQLELFKVMVEKGLVYRGLKPVYWSPSSQSALAEAEIEYLDHRSPSIYVAFEISKGNSKVNKGDNLVIWTTTPWTLIANSGVAVGEHFEYSKVKNKENIFIIATELVEKLAKEFNWESYEILDTFLGTELVDVEYIRPIMKEKEGKIVIGHHVTIDSGSGLVHMAPLFGEDDFWISKKTGLEHIMHVNDDGTLNNLAGKYEGLFYLDANKEIGLALENEGKLLKFSTFNHSYPHDWRTNKPVIYRGTPQWFVAIEKIKEDILKSIEEVIFPQEWIKNRLQAMIENRQDWTISRQRSWGVPIIIFYDKDKNPVLDKPEIFDYVINLVKEFGSDVWYEREVDELLPEQFRNLGWSKENDIMDVWFDSGSTSIGVQIDNVKVPFDLYFEGSDQYRGWFNSSLINSFIYYQHPPYKRLLSHGFVVDYKGNKMSKSKGNGVNPLDLIKTYGADILRLWASNSEYFNDVVYSKEIIEQNVEIYRKIRNTVRFLITNLEDYKHNPELKLESVHEYMDNKIKKLKNTIIDNYDNFRFVKIIKEINNFIIDFSNFYLSIAKDSLYADKLDNLNRRQFQFNLYNLLNVLTISLAPILPTTTEEIYSFLKLDNKQESVHLETFFKKEAFDEKIEENWKEFFKVKDRIYQLIEQQIKEGLIKRTNEAFIHINTDSEFIKSLDLKNLLMVGKVHFANKDKVQAFESTKCLRCWNHFVKKEMKNEVCLRCYEVVKELLDDN; encoded by the coding sequence ATGGACAAAAATTTTTATAAAAACTCTTTAAATATATTTACCACAGAGTTTTCAATGAAAGCAAATCTTTCAGAAAAAGAAGCAAAATATAGACAATTTTGGTTAGACAATAAAATTTACCAAAAAGCACTAAAAAATAATTATAAAAACCCTCAATTTGTAATTCACGATGGTCCTCCATATGCAAATGGGGATATTCATATTGGACACTCTCTAAATAAGGTTTTGAAAGATATAATTATTAGATATAAAACAATGCAAGGATTTTATTCTCCTTTTGTTCCAGGTTGAGATACACATGGATTGCCAATTGAAAACAAAATTCTTTCATTAAACAACATTTCTCACAAATCTTTATCAGTTTTAGAGTTAAGAAAACAAGCTAATAAATACGCAAATGAACAAATTGAAGCACAAAAACAACAATTTGAACAACTCAATTTACTATCAGATTTGAGTACCATTTATCAAACTAACACACCAGGTTTTGAAGCAAAACAGTTAGAACTTTTCAAAGTTATGGTTGAAAAAGGTTTAGTTTATAGAGGACTCAAACCAGTTTATTGATCTCCATCTAGTCAATCAGCTTTAGCAGAAGCCGAAATTGAGTATTTAGATCATCGTTCTCCTTCTATTTATGTAGCTTTTGAAATTTCAAAAGGAAATTCAAAAGTAAACAAAGGAGATAATTTAGTAATTTGAACAACAACACCTTGAACTTTAATTGCTAATTCAGGAGTAGCAGTTGGAGAACATTTTGAATATTCCAAAGTTAAAAATAAAGAAAATATCTTCATTATTGCTACTGAATTAGTAGAAAAATTAGCAAAAGAGTTTAACTGAGAAAGTTATGAAATTTTAGATACTTTTTTAGGAACTGAATTAGTAGATGTTGAATATATTAGACCAATTATGAAGGAAAAAGAAGGAAAAATTGTTATCGGACATCATGTTACAATAGATTCAGGTTCTGGTTTAGTTCATATGGCTCCTTTATTTGGTGAAGATGATTTTTGAATTTCTAAAAAAACTGGTTTAGAACACATTATGCATGTTAATGATGATGGTACATTAAATAATTTAGCTGGAAAATATGAAGGTTTATTTTACTTAGACGCAAATAAAGAAATTGGACTTGCTTTAGAAAATGAAGGAAAATTATTAAAATTTTCTACTTTTAATCACTCATATCCTCATGATTGAAGAACAAACAAACCAGTTATTTATCGTGGAACTCCACAGTGATTTGTTGCAATTGAAAAAATAAAAGAAGATATATTAAAATCAATTGAAGAAGTAATTTTTCCACAAGAATGAATTAAAAACAGACTTCAAGCAATGATTGAAAACAGGCAAGATTGAACAATTTCAAGACAAAGATCTTGAGGTGTTCCAATTATAATTTTTTATGACAAGGATAAAAATCCTGTTTTAGATAAGCCTGAAATTTTTGATTATGTAATTAATTTAGTAAAAGAATTTGGTTCAGACGTTTGATATGAAAGAGAAGTAGACGAACTTTTACCTGAACAATTTAGAAATCTTGGATGAAGCAAAGAAAATGACATTATGGATGTTTGATTTGATTCAGGTTCTACTTCTATTGGTGTTCAAATTGATAACGTAAAAGTTCCTTTTGACTTGTATTTCGAAGGTTCTGATCAGTACCGTGGTTGATTTAATTCTTCACTTATTAACAGTTTTATTTATTACCAACATCCACCTTATAAAAGATTATTATCACATGGTTTTGTTGTTGATTATAAAGGTAATAAAATGTCCAAATCTAAAGGAAATGGTGTTAATCCTCTAGACTTAATAAAAACTTATGGAGCTGATATTTTACGTCTTTGAGCAAGTAATAGTGAATACTTTAATGATGTAGTTTATTCTAAAGAAATCATTGAACAAAATGTAGAAATTTATAGAAAAATTAGAAATACAGTTAGATTTTTAATTACCAATTTAGAAGATTACAAACATAATCCTGAACTTAAACTAGAATCAGTTCACGAGTATATGGATAACAAAATTAAGAAACTAAAAAATACAATAATTGACAACTATGATAATTTTAGATTTGTCAAAATTATTAAAGAAATTAATAACTTCATTATTGATTTTTCAAACTTTTATTTATCTATAGCTAAAGACTCTTTATATGCCGACAAGCTAGATAATTTAAATCGTAGACAGTTTCAATTTAATTTATATAACCTTTTAAATGTATTAACAATTTCTCTGGCTCCAATTTTACCAACTACTACTGAAGAGATTTACTCATTTTTAAAATTAGATAATAAACAAGAATCAGTACATCTCGAAACTTTCTTCAAAAAAGAAGCATTTGATGAAAAAATTGAGGAAAATTGGAAGGAATTTTTTAAGGTTAAAGATAGAATTTATCAACTAATTGAACAACAAATTAAAGAAGGTCTGATAAAGAGAACTAACGAAGCTTTTATCCATATAAACACAGATTCTGAATTTATAAAATCACTAGATCTTAAAAACTTATTAATGGTAGGAAAAGTACATTTTGCTAACAAAGATAAAGTTCAAGCTTTTGAATCAACAAAATGTTTACGTTGCTGAAACCACTTTGTTAAAAAAGAAATGAAAAATGAAGTGTGTCTAAGATGTTATGAAGTCGTTAAGGAATTACTCGATGACAATTAA
- the parC gene encoding DNA topoisomerase IV subunit A: MKKQDNKMKQNEEQLIVNSLDSIVSERFVRYSKYVIQQRAIPDVRDGLKPVQRRILYSMWMLGLKNDKPFKKSARIVGDVIGKYHPHGDSSIYEALIRMAQEWKMNLPLVEMHGNKGSIDDDPAAAMRYTETRLEAVANLMLEIINKKTVNFVPNFDDSEKEPTVLPVLFPNLLVNGTKGIASGFATDIPPHNLSEVIDACVEMLKNKATPHSKLRQIIKGPDFPTGGIIYDTKGIDEAFSTGQGKVILVSKYKIMDENKHKAIEITEIPFSVIKAELVKQIDEIRFEKKIEGISDVIDQSDRKGISIMIELEKEANIELILNYLLQKTQMQISYSYNSVAIHNNTPKLLSIPKMLDYYLDHLRDIKTKEIQFDLFKNKQRLEIVEGFLRVADITDQVIKIIRNSDNSKQGVIEALVKNFSFSILQATAIAEMRLYRLSRIDQQNYLNEKNNLIQQVANLNNLLENEGDFSKYLISILKDIKTKFGTPRKTEIINQTFKIEINQEELIKNEEAYFVVTKQGLYKKMSNKVFESNDISNIVLKEQDYFVFVNKIQTKNKLLIFTSLGNYIFIPLHTIEDSTFKSTWSDLQIDYLLKKDEFIISVIEVSEFSENYFITLITKNGLGKRISLKDLEVSRFKKTILAIKIKQDDQVVGAKLSDNYQDIALFTNQNRASRYSEIEIPIYGTNSSGVRVLKLKDGEFINHFVLGQSDNEFVLVAKTGYIRKMNLSSIFYGNKNSQAKNYLESKFSHLEIVNIVEFKTDAICFIFEEPNKISRQEIQELQIDSDKFSNLKNPFIYYIYINQLNNSLKNEEKYNKIEAKKLEKVSSKSRNYKEKESKVEEKVEQKEAKPVSSKPFDIDNAVKKVKDKLKEIDELDIDALLKKFDK; this comes from the coding sequence ATGAAGAAACAAGATAATAAAATGAAGCAAAATGAAGAACAATTAATAGTAAATTCACTTGATTCTATAGTTTCAGAACGTTTTGTTAGATACTCAAAATATGTTATTCAACAAAGAGCTATTCCTGATGTTAGAGATGGTTTAAAACCTGTACAAAGACGGATTTTATACTCAATGTGAATGTTAGGTCTCAAAAATGATAAACCTTTTAAAAAATCAGCCAGAATTGTCGGTGATGTAATTGGTAAGTACCATCCACACGGTGATTCTTCAATTTATGAAGCGTTAATTCGTATGGCTCAAGAATGAAAAATGAATCTCCCTTTAGTAGAAATGCATGGAAATAAAGGTTCAATTGATGATGATCCAGCAGCGGCTATGCGTTATACCGAAACACGTTTAGAAGCTGTTGCTAATTTAATGTTAGAAATTATTAACAAAAAAACAGTAAATTTTGTTCCTAATTTTGATGATTCAGAAAAAGAGCCAACAGTTTTACCAGTTTTATTTCCTAATTTATTAGTAAATGGAACTAAAGGAATTGCTTCAGGATTTGCTACAGATATTCCACCTCATAATTTATCGGAAGTAATTGATGCATGTGTAGAGATGCTCAAAAACAAAGCAACACCACATTCTAAATTAAGGCAAATAATCAAAGGCCCAGATTTTCCAACTGGTGGAATTATTTATGATACAAAAGGAATTGATGAAGCATTTTCTACAGGTCAAGGAAAAGTAATTTTAGTTTCCAAATATAAAATAATGGATGAAAATAAACACAAAGCAATTGAAATAACAGAAATTCCGTTTTCAGTAATAAAAGCAGAACTCGTTAAACAAATAGATGAAATTAGATTTGAGAAGAAAATTGAAGGAATTTCAGATGTAATTGATCAATCAGATAGAAAAGGAATTTCTATTATGATTGAGCTTGAAAAAGAAGCAAATATTGAATTAATTTTAAATTATTTACTTCAGAAAACGCAGATGCAAATTAGTTATTCATATAATTCAGTAGCTATTCACAATAATACTCCAAAACTTTTATCTATACCTAAAATGCTAGATTATTATTTAGATCATTTAAGAGACATTAAAACAAAAGAAATTCAATTTGACTTGTTTAAGAATAAACAAAGACTCGAAATTGTAGAAGGTTTTTTAAGAGTTGCAGATATCACAGATCAAGTAATTAAAATCATTAGAAATTCTGATAATTCCAAACAAGGAGTAATTGAAGCCCTAGTCAAAAACTTTAGTTTTAGTATTTTACAAGCAACTGCAATTGCCGAAATGAGATTGTATAGACTTTCTAGAATTGACCAGCAAAATTATTTAAATGAAAAAAATAACTTAATTCAACAAGTAGCTAATTTAAATAATTTACTTGAAAATGAAGGTGATTTTAGCAAATATTTAATCTCTATTTTAAAAGACATTAAAACTAAATTTGGAACGCCAAGAAAAACTGAAATTATTAATCAAACTTTTAAAATAGAAATTAATCAAGAAGAACTAATCAAAAATGAAGAAGCATATTTTGTAGTTACTAAACAAGGTTTATACAAAAAGATGTCAAACAAAGTTTTTGAATCTAACGACATTTCTAATATTGTTTTAAAAGAACAAGATTATTTTGTATTTGTAAACAAAATCCAAACTAAAAATAAATTATTAATTTTTACATCACTAGGAAATTACATTTTTATTCCCTTACACACTATTGAAGATTCAACTTTTAAATCAACTTGGTCTGATTTACAAATAGATTATTTATTAAAAAAGGATGAATTCATAATTTCAGTAATCGAAGTATCAGAATTTAGTGAAAATTATTTTATAACTTTAATTACTAAAAATGGTTTGGGTAAAAGAATTTCATTAAAAGATTTAGAAGTTTCTAGGTTCAAAAAAACTATTTTAGCTATAAAAATAAAGCAAGATGATCAAGTAGTAGGAGCAAAACTAAGTGATAATTATCAAGATATTGCACTGTTTACAAACCAAAATAGAGCTTCTAGATACAGTGAAATAGAAATTCCAATTTACGGAACAAATTCATCAGGAGTTAGAGTACTGAAGCTTAAAGATGGCGAATTTATAAATCATTTTGTTTTAGGACAATCAGATAATGAATTTGTATTGGTGGCAAAAACAGGTTATATTAGAAAAATGAATTTAAGTTCTATTTTTTATGGAAACAAAAATAGTCAAGCTAAAAATTACTTAGAATCTAAATTTTCTCACTTAGAAATTGTTAATATTGTTGAATTTAAAACTGATGCAATTTGCTTCATTTTTGAAGAACCTAACAAGATTTCCAGGCAGGAAATTCAAGAGTTACAAATTGATTCTGACAAGTTTTCAAACTTAAAAAATCCATTTATATATTACATTTATATAAATCAACTCAATAATAGTTTGAAAAACGAAGAAAAATATAATAAAATTGAAGCTAAAAAGTTAGAAAAAGTAAGTTCTAAATCAAGAAATTACAAAGAAAAAGAAAGCAAAGTAGAAGAAAAAGTAGAACAAAAAGAAGCTAAACCAGTTTCTTCCAAGCCTTTTGATATTGATAATGCAGTAAAAAAAGTAAAAGACAAACTTAAAGAAATTGATGAGCTAGATATAGATGCATTACTTAAAAAATTTGATAAATAA
- a CDS encoding DNA gyrase/topoisomerase IV subunit B: protein MSTYTVENLKVLKGLEAVRKRPGMYIGSTDFEGLHHLVWEIVSNAVDEALAGFAKNINVTLETDGSIVVEDDGRGIPVEKHASGLSGVELVFTELHAGGKFSDDVYKNSGGLHGVGSSVVNALSSKLIVNVYKNNKNYETKFINGGKIEQKTTIVGNINKQGTRVQFWPDKKIFGNNNFSFDLISERLRETCFLISELKIHLEDKTTFQKEAFFFKNGIKDFVEFINQGKTVLNKQAVLIDETQEKINVELAFQYNDSYSDSIISFVNNIKTKSGGTHELGLKQGLVRVFNDFAQQKNIFKNKANSLDILDIKEGLTLILSLKIPEFLLEFVGQTKDKLGTQIAKTVVEDITYKQILLWLSKNQQEANKILNKIKDAYDQRVSSKLSKIESKKSKDASKEKKILSGKLAPAQSKNKLEKELFIVEGESAGGSAKLGRDRKFQAILPLKGKIINAEKTRLIDLLKNNEIVAIISSLGTGIGQDFNINNLEYNKIIIMTDADTDGAHIQILLLTFIFRYMKELIEKNHVYIAQPPLYKISFKNKESLYAWNEAELKQITQNRTNFDIQRYKGLGEMNAEQLWDTTMNPEKRTLIKVQIQDLAIAERRIFTLMGDKIDIRKEWIQKNVNFSLDDDFIINLTDNEDLNNEETR from the coding sequence ATGTCAACATATACAGTAGAAAATTTAAAAGTTTTAAAGGGACTAGAAGCGGTTAGAAAAAGACCAGGAATGTATATTGGTTCTACAGATTTTGAAGGTTTACATCACTTGGTATGAGAAATTGTAAGTAATGCAGTTGACGAAGCTCTAGCAGGTTTTGCAAAAAACATTAATGTAACTTTAGAAACAGATGGTTCTATTGTTGTTGAAGACGATGGAAGAGGAATTCCTGTCGAAAAACACGCTAGTGGACTTTCAGGTGTAGAGCTTGTGTTTACAGAACTTCACGCTGGAGGAAAATTTTCTGATGATGTTTATAAAAATTCTGGAGGACTTCATGGGGTTGGTTCTTCCGTTGTAAACGCATTAAGTAGTAAATTAATTGTTAATGTTTATAAAAATAATAAAAATTATGAAACTAAATTTATTAATGGTGGAAAAATTGAACAAAAAACAACAATAGTAGGAAATATTAACAAACAAGGTACTAGGGTTCAATTTTGACCTGATAAAAAAATCTTCGGTAATAATAATTTTTCTTTTGACTTAATATCAGAAAGACTAAGAGAAACTTGCTTTTTAATTTCAGAATTAAAAATTCATCTTGAAGACAAAACTACCTTCCAAAAAGAAGCATTTTTTTTCAAAAATGGAATTAAAGATTTCGTAGAATTTATTAATCAAGGTAAAACTGTTTTGAATAAACAAGCAGTTTTAATTGATGAAACACAAGAAAAAATAAACGTTGAACTTGCATTTCAGTACAATGATAGTTACTCAGATTCAATAATTTCTTTCGTTAACAATATAAAAACTAAATCTGGTGGAACTCATGAATTAGGTTTAAAACAAGGTCTAGTAAGAGTTTTCAACGATTTTGCACAACAAAAAAATATCTTTAAAAATAAAGCAAATTCACTAGATATTTTGGATATTAAAGAAGGATTAACTCTTATTTTATCTTTAAAAATACCTGAATTTTTACTTGAATTTGTTGGGCAAACTAAAGATAAATTAGGAACACAAATTGCTAAAACAGTTGTTGAAGACATTACTTATAAGCAAATTCTTTTATGACTCAGCAAAAACCAACAAGAAGCTAATAAAATTCTTAATAAAATTAAAGATGCTTATGATCAAAGAGTTTCAAGTAAGCTTTCCAAAATTGAGTCTAAGAAATCCAAAGATGCTTCAAAAGAGAAGAAAATTCTTTCCGGAAAGCTGGCTCCAGCACAATCAAAAAATAAGCTAGAAAAGGAACTTTTCATTGTCGAAGGCGAATCGGCAGGAGGTAGTGCAAAATTAGGGAGAGACCGTAAGTTTCAAGCTATTTTACCTTTAAAAGGAAAGATAATTAATGCTGAAAAAACAAGATTAATTGACTTATTAAAAAATAATGAAATTGTAGCCATTATTAGTAGTTTAGGTACAGGAATTGGACAAGATTTTAATATTAATAATTTAGAATATAACAAAATTATTATTATGACCGATGCTGATACTGATGGTGCTCATATTCAAATCCTTCTTTTAACCTTTATTTTTAGGTATATGAAGGAATTAATTGAAAAAAATCACGTTTATATAGCTCAACCCCCTCTTTATAAAATTAGCTTTAAAAATAAAGAATCTTTATATGCTTGAAATGAAGCAGAGTTAAAACAAATCACCCAAAACAGAACTAATTTTGATATTCAAAGATACAAAGGTTTGGGAGAAATGAATGCTGAACAACTTTGAGATACAACAATGAATCCAGAAAAAAGAACACTAATTAAAGTACAAATTCAAGATTTAGCTATAGCAGAAAGAAGAATTTTTACTTTAATGGGAGACAAAATAGATATTAGAAAAGAGTGAATTCAAAAAAACGTAAATTTTTCTTTAGACGATGATTTTATTATAAATTTAACTGACAATGAGGACTTAAATAATGAAGAAACAAGATAA
- a CDS encoding GIY-YIG nuclease family protein, producing MEKFKQLIERKKFPKTFGVYKFLDQNKNVLYVGKAKNIFNRMKQYATGHINSYKTNSLINQTEDIDFFITDSENNALILEDKWIKLYNPTFNILLKDDHTYPYIEINKNLDIKLAYRISSKHNFYFGPFTKKTDAWHLQRYLESKIKFEKGLPIENLSIEEKQSKFELCKKILKMKNASFLKQIYEEEKFYVEQEQYERASELKKVRLALSDLQNQNNNISLTDQKDIDFIYAEENSSFVFISFLFYRNGTLFSYKNLSLNLIFNLEETFAIFLKNYYKTNLIPDQIVLESTWANWDLINEFKNLNIVFSNNKKFNQVMQMAKENNKFFVQEKLNILEKEEQKENLILKKVANDLNIAKANKIMIIDNSHSNFENVVTGIIFFIDGIHINKFNRFFNVSKSLKSDLDFMYESIKKYFSIKTFLKPDVIFVDGAQQQIKKAQQALRESNIYVPLFGIVKNAQHKTSYVLNEKCQKVENISQESFNFLSNMQIQVDKYAKIKHRKRNIKILTSSFLDKLNIDINTQEKLLAYFKTYQNIKEANEEELKLFLNSEQIKKLKNN from the coding sequence ATGGAAAAATTTAAACAACTAATTGAGCGAAAAAAATTTCCAAAAACATTTGGAGTTTACAAATTTTTAGACCAAAATAAAAATGTTTTATATGTAGGAAAAGCTAAAAATATTTTTAATAGAATGAAACAATACGCAACTGGTCATATTAATTCTTACAAAACAAATTCGTTAATAAATCAAACTGAAGATATAGACTTTTTTATTACGGATTCAGAAAATAATGCCTTGATCTTAGAAGATAAATGAATAAAATTATATAATCCAACTTTTAATATTTTACTAAAAGATGATCATACTTATCCTTACATTGAAATTAACAAAAATTTAGACATTAAATTAGCTTATAGGATTTCTAGTAAACATAATTTTTATTTTGGTCCCTTTACTAAAAAAACTGATGCTTGGCACTTACAAAGATATTTAGAAAGTAAAATTAAATTTGAAAAAGGTCTTCCTATAGAAAATCTATCAATTGAAGAAAAACAAAGTAAATTTGAGTTGTGTAAAAAGATTTTAAAAATGAAAAATGCTTCTTTTTTGAAGCAAATTTATGAAGAAGAAAAATTTTACGTAGAGCAAGAGCAGTATGAAAGAGCCAGTGAACTAAAAAAAGTTAGGCTCGCATTATCTGATTTACAAAACCAAAACAATAATATTTCTTTAACAGATCAAAAAGACATTGATTTTATTTATGCAGAAGAAAATAGCTCTTTTGTTTTTATTTCGTTTCTTTTTTATAGAAATGGAACTTTATTTTCGTATAAGAATTTGAGTTTAAATTTAATTTTTAACCTGGAAGAAACTTTTGCTATATTTTTAAAAAATTACTATAAAACTAATTTAATTCCTGACCAAATTGTCTTAGAATCTACATGAGCCAACTGGGACTTAATCAATGAATTTAAAAATTTAAATATAGTTTTTTCTAATAACAAAAAATTCAATCAAGTAATGCAAATGGCAAAAGAAAATAATAAATTTTTTGTTCAAGAAAAATTAAACATCCTTGAAAAAGAAGAACAAAAAGAGAATTTAATCCTTAAAAAAGTAGCAAATGATCTAAATATTGCAAAAGCAAATAAAATAATGATTATCGATAATTCTCACTCTAATTTTGAAAATGTAGTTACTGGAATTATCTTTTTTATTGATGGTATTCATATAAACAAATTTAATAGGTTTTTTAATGTTTCTAAATCTTTAAAATCAGATTTAGATTTTATGTATGAAAGTATCAAAAAATACTTTTCAATTAAAACTTTTCTAAAACCAGATGTTATTTTTGTAGATGGTGCACAACAACAAATAAAAAAAGCACAACAAGCTTTGAGAGAATCAAACATTTATGTACCTTTGTTTGGTATTGTTAAAAATGCACAACATAAAACTAGTTATGTCTTGAATGAAAAATGTCAAAAAGTTGAAAATATTAGTCAAGAATCCTTCAATTTCCTTTCTAATATGCAAATCCAAGTAGATAAATATGCAAAGATAAAGCACAGAAAAAGAAACATAAAAATTTTAACTTCTTCTTTTTTAGATAAATTAAATATTGATATAAACACTCAAGAGAAACTTTTAGCTTACTTTAAAACTTATCAAAATATTAAAGAAGCTAATGAAGAAGAATTAAAATTATTTTTAAATTCTGAACAGATCAAAAAACTCAAAAATAATTAA